One Pirellulales bacterium genomic window carries:
- a CDS encoding O-antigen ligase family protein, with protein MFVFAVMISMSAWEKLRIPIPALNAHPYLIAMLPLFIYLFFTRLGRFPLSVLTTTAIFSTLYILSVFSSTIPYYQEPVKLLAGAGTMITAALAVTSRSDFRAGVVGLTVALVIMALKGLAAPSASYIGVDPLETSNENSWSLYNLPPLLLGGYMTLDKTVSKSLRIFCGTAFVIISISVLASANRSGWLGLAVVPPMLFLGRGKKIQTMLYFVLAAGLVFLVMEQLGMFDVVQHHMEATTEGKTTDGKRIQLLMASLQIGLEHPLLGVSPQELFFMLAHRVFGMDGTIDSHNVFAHVTGGSGYPAMFTLFLSAYLLWKRPSGVPSDFFGNERAASAHYIMKMMILMWGIRGFFSREILYSPVFCMGIGICIGWCVVEGVWKPADEQRSRTAGRQPRPGMRPVPGMRALPRRTR; from the coding sequence ATGTTCGTGTTCGCGGTGATGATCTCGATGAGTGCCTGGGAAAAGCTGCGGATTCCCATCCCGGCGCTCAACGCGCATCCGTACCTGATCGCGATGCTGCCGTTGTTTATCTATCTGTTTTTCACCCGGCTGGGGCGGTTTCCCCTGTCGGTGCTGACGACGACGGCCATCTTTTCCACCTTGTACATCCTCTCGGTGTTCAGCAGCACGATTCCCTACTACCAGGAACCGGTCAAACTGCTGGCCGGCGCCGGGACCATGATCACCGCCGCCTTGGCCGTAACGTCGCGGAGCGATTTTCGGGCCGGAGTCGTCGGGCTCACCGTGGCGCTGGTGATCATGGCGCTCAAAGGTCTCGCGGCACCCAGCGCCAGCTACATCGGCGTCGACCCGCTCGAGACCAGCAACGAAAACTCCTGGTCGCTGTACAACTTGCCGCCGCTGTTGTTGGGCGGCTATATGACGCTCGACAAGACGGTGAGCAAATCGCTGCGCATCTTCTGCGGAACGGCGTTCGTCATCATCTCGATCTCGGTGCTGGCCTCGGCCAACCGCTCCGGCTGGCTGGGACTGGCCGTCGTACCGCCGATGTTGTTCCTCGGTCGCGGCAAGAAGATCCAGACGATGCTCTATTTCGTTCTGGCCGCGGGCCTGGTGTTCCTGGTAATGGAACAGCTCGGCATGTTCGACGTCGTGCAGCACCATATGGAAGCCACGACCGAAGGCAAGACGACCGACGGCAAACGTATTCAGTTGCTGATGGCTTCGCTGCAGATCGGCTTGGAACATCCGCTCCTGGGCGTCTCGCCGCAAGAGCTGTTCTTCATGCTGGCCCACCGGGTGTTCGGCATGGACGGTACGATCGACTCGCACAACGTATTTGCACACGTCACGGGCGGCAGCGGCTATCCGGCCATGTTCACGCTGTTCCTTTCGGCCTACCTGCTGTGGAAGCGCCCCTCGGGGGTGCCCAGCGACTTTTTCGGCAACGAGCGCGCGGCCAGTGCCCACTACATCATGAAGATGATGATCCTGATGTGGGGCATCCGCGGGTTCTTCTCGCGCGAAATCCTCTATAGCCCCGTGTTCTGCATGGGCATCGGCATTTGCATCGGCTGGTGCGTGGTCGAGGGGGTCTGGAAGCCGGCGGACGAACAGCGCAGCCGGACGGCCGGTCGCCAGCCACGCCCCGGCATGCGGCCCGTGCCTGGGATGCGTGCCCTGCCGCGGAGGACTCGGTGA
- a CDS encoding glycosyltransferase family 4 protein, protein MLHVLNSASGGAALSTIGLMEAMRGYGIEPCAVCHTAGTQLEREQLRAAADGRVVFTPLYWWNRKIRAKLWKRPLLELRQLWVTGFKGKSTAAVAQAARDWQVELIHTNTICNPEGGLAARRLGLPHVWHLRELIGPGRPFRLPLEGAALADYLRTHCSLMVANSNTTAELARASVPPDLLTVVPNGIDLSRFTPRPFDPRRRPIVVAMVGSPTSRWKKHGLFVAAAALVDRSLPLEFRIYGHDPSRGGTVRGDEYVDALHDQIAAAGIRDQFAWPGFVGDPARIMSEIDILVHQADDESFGRVVVEAMAASLPVVGVQGGGVGEIVLHETTGLLAPPDNAAALATHIERLARDPALRKALGAAGRRRAETTYSLESCAAGMLEAYETAMDRPLGASRKAASTG, encoded by the coding sequence GTGCTTCACGTTCTGAATAGCGCCAGCGGCGGTGCTGCGTTGAGCACCATCGGCCTGATGGAGGCCATGCGCGGCTACGGGATCGAACCGTGCGCCGTTTGCCACACGGCCGGCACGCAGCTCGAACGCGAGCAATTGCGCGCCGCCGCCGACGGCCGCGTGGTATTCACGCCGCTGTATTGGTGGAACCGCAAGATCCGCGCGAAGCTCTGGAAGAGGCCGCTGCTCGAGCTGCGGCAACTCTGGGTCACGGGCTTCAAAGGCAAGAGCACGGCCGCGGTCGCGCAGGCCGCGCGCGACTGGCAGGTCGAGCTGATCCACACCAACACGATCTGCAATCCCGAGGGCGGGCTGGCAGCCCGACGGTTGGGGCTGCCCCATGTCTGGCATCTGCGCGAGCTGATCGGGCCTGGCCGTCCGTTTCGGCTGCCGCTCGAGGGTGCGGCGCTGGCCGACTACCTGCGAACCCACTGCTCGTTGATGGTGGCCAATTCGAACACCACGGCCGAACTGGCCCGCGCGTCGGTGCCGCCCGATTTGCTCACGGTCGTGCCCAATGGCATCGACCTGTCGCGATTTACGCCGCGGCCGTTCGACCCGCGGCGGCGGCCGATCGTGGTCGCCATGGTCGGCAGCCCGACCAGCCGCTGGAAGAAGCATGGCCTGTTCGTCGCCGCCGCGGCACTGGTCGATCGGTCGCTGCCGCTGGAGTTCCGCATCTACGGCCACGACCCGTCGCGGGGCGGCACGGTGCGCGGCGACGAATACGTCGACGCCCTCCACGATCAGATCGCCGCCGCCGGTATTCGCGATCAATTCGCCTGGCCGGGCTTCGTCGGCGATCCGGCGCGGATCATGTCCGAGATCGACATTCTGGTCCACCAGGCCGACGACGAGTCGTTCGGCCGGGTGGTCGTCGAGGCGATGGCCGCGAGCCTGCCGGTTGTCGGAGTTCAGGGAGGGGGGGTGGGGGAAATTGTCCTCCACGAGACGACCGGGTTGCTGGCACCACCGGACAATGCGGCCGCGCTGGCCACCCACATCGAGCGTTTGGCCCGGGACCCGGCCCTGCGGAAAGCCCTGGGGGCGGCCGGCCGGCGGCGGGCCGAAACCACGTATTCGCTCGAAAGTTGCGCCGCGGGCATGCTCGAGGCCTACGAAACGGCGATGGACCGCCCGTTGGGGGCGTCGCGCAAGGCTGCGTCGACGGGGTAA
- a CDS encoding glycosyltransferase family 2 protein, producing MIAVMPMAGRGSRFADVGIATPKPLIPVRGKPMYAWAMDSLPLSLVERVVFICLREHLEGRALRDDIQERYGDLDPVIIGLDHVTEGQACTVLVARELINTDEPLLIYNADTYCRTSLEETLPGLSPSVAGLLGVFEAPGDKWSFARTDETGRVVETSEKRRISPWACTGLYHFARGHDFVAQAEAMIAANDRVNNEFYVAPVYNRLIAQGAEIRLDVAREVWVLGTPEDLAYFEANYRG from the coding sequence ATGATCGCCGTAATGCCCATGGCCGGCCGTGGGAGCCGCTTTGCGGACGTGGGCATCGCCACGCCCAAGCCCTTGATCCCCGTGCGCGGCAAGCCGATGTACGCCTGGGCCATGGACAGTTTGCCGCTGTCGCTGGTCGAACGCGTCGTGTTCATCTGCCTGCGCGAGCACCTCGAGGGCCGGGCGCTGCGCGACGACATCCAGGAGCGCTACGGCGATCTCGACCCGGTGATCATCGGCCTCGATCATGTAACCGAGGGCCAGGCCTGCACGGTGCTCGTGGCGCGAGAGCTGATCAATACGGACGAGCCGCTGTTGATCTACAACGCCGACACCTATTGCCGCACGTCGCTCGAAGAGACACTGCCCGGCCTGTCGCCAAGCGTGGCGGGGCTGCTGGGCGTATTCGAAGCCCCCGGCGACAAATGGAGCTTTGCCCGCACCGATGAAACCGGCCGCGTGGTCGAAACGAGCGAAAAGCGCCGCATCTCCCCCTGGGCCTGCACGGGCCTGTATCACTTTGCGCGCGGCCACGACTTTGTTGCCCAGGCCGAAGCGATGATCGCCGCCAACGACCGCGTGAACAACGAGTTCTACGTCGCGCCGGTCTACAACCGTCTGATCGCGCAGGGGGCCGAAATTCGCCTCGACGTGGCCCGCGAGGTGTGGGTCCTCGGTACTCCGGAAGATCTCGCCTATTTCGAGGCCAACTACCGCGGATGA
- a CDS encoding capsular biosynthesis protein — protein MRICIDLDGVVCRLRDPGQQYADLQPVTGAVEKLRALKAAGHYLILFTARHMKTCNGNVGMVVARQGQVTLNWLAQHGIPFDEIHFGKPHADVYLDDNAWRFEGWDKLAGDGSSFPVSAEKRHAAHPGLAETTEA, from the coding sequence GTGCGCATCTGCATTGATCTCGATGGAGTCGTCTGCCGCTTGCGCGATCCGGGCCAGCAATATGCCGACCTGCAGCCCGTGACGGGTGCCGTCGAGAAGCTTCGCGCGCTGAAGGCCGCGGGACATTACCTGATCCTGTTCACGGCCCGGCACATGAAGACTTGTAACGGCAACGTCGGCATGGTCGTGGCACGCCAAGGCCAGGTCACGCTCAACTGGTTGGCGCAGCACGGCATTCCCTTCGACGAGATTCACTTCGGCAAGCCGCACGCCGACGTCTACTTGGACGACAACGCCTGGCGATTCGAGGGCTGGGACAAGCTCGCCGGCGACGGCTCGAGTTTTCCGGTCAGCGCCGAAAAGCGCCACGCCGCACATCCCGGACTGGCGGAGACCACCGAGGCATGA
- a CDS encoding UDP-N-acetylglucosamine 2-epimerase has protein sequence MKASPGMADPPTPEAAPATGERLLDWLDAAFAQLRTSDWRPLIVQPPLDVLDCVLAECFFAVLKHTRAAALPPASAGWLAGLVEQARLWGRRRRAWREDRRVWSLSAPAARVPILFWPREPTHVQTHLPVAAAIAAAGGRAAFVASNPKVLHLVRQAGRECVYLPAIWPQVLLDARREGQRTGRRLRSLPSDVIDLKQLPRLEHAAGLCRVIQLLVAKNLVHVQETAAHTRECVEQLGAQVLVVGNDITVEGRSSCQMARARGLPTVALMHGTVSGSALQGRHVTDRYLVYGDSARRELVRLGTAAESIRVVGAPYLDHHPKQSGAIDPRIVHQLGLRADRPYVLIATSGPGNSVSHDHHHRQIEAFFRLSQELPEVQFVAKLHRKDQMAYYERIAPSVAGARLHVVGYGAEGYPVDIFSWLQGCNLLITGASTVAVEAMLFDVPVVTFDLAHELKAVDFIQQGATTHATSTSELRDAVVALTGTGVSPTAAKQRADAYLRDVFLAIDGHSAERCAAEIMQLAERALN, from the coding sequence GTGAAGGCCTCGCCCGGCATGGCCGATCCCCCCACACCCGAGGCCGCGCCGGCGACCGGCGAGCGGCTGCTCGACTGGCTCGACGCGGCGTTTGCGCAATTGCGCACCAGCGATTGGCGTCCACTGATCGTGCAGCCGCCCCTCGACGTGCTCGATTGCGTGCTGGCCGAGTGTTTCTTCGCCGTGCTCAAACACACGCGCGCCGCGGCCCTGCCGCCGGCCTCTGCCGGTTGGCTTGCCGGCCTCGTGGAGCAAGCGCGGCTCTGGGGCCGCCGGCGCCGGGCGTGGCGCGAGGATCGCCGCGTCTGGAGCTTGTCGGCACCGGCAGCCCGGGTGCCGATCTTGTTCTGGCCGCGCGAGCCGACGCACGTGCAGACACATCTCCCGGTTGCCGCCGCGATTGCCGCGGCCGGCGGCCGCGCCGCCTTCGTCGCTTCGAATCCCAAGGTGCTGCACCTGGTGCGCCAGGCCGGGCGTGAGTGCGTTTATTTGCCGGCCATCTGGCCCCAGGTCCTGCTCGACGCACGCCGCGAAGGCCAGCGTACAGGACGACGGCTGCGCTCGCTGCCGAGCGACGTCATCGATCTCAAACAATTGCCCCGGCTCGAACATGCCGCAGGGCTGTGCCGCGTGATTCAACTGCTCGTGGCCAAGAACCTGGTCCATGTCCAGGAAACGGCGGCACACACACGCGAGTGCGTCGAACAGCTCGGGGCCCAGGTCCTGGTCGTCGGTAACGATATCACGGTCGAGGGGCGCAGCAGTTGCCAGATGGCACGCGCCCGGGGGCTGCCAACCGTGGCGCTGATGCACGGCACCGTTTCGGGCAGCGCGCTCCAGGGGCGCCACGTAACTGACCGGTACCTGGTTTACGGCGATAGCGCCCGCCGCGAGCTCGTGCGGCTCGGGACAGCGGCCGAATCGATCCGCGTCGTGGGCGCACCCTATCTCGACCACCATCCCAAGCAATCTGGCGCGATCGATCCCCGGATCGTTCATCAATTGGGCCTGCGCGCCGATCGGCCATACGTGCTGATCGCCACGTCGGGTCCGGGCAACTCGGTCTCCCACGATCATCACCATCGTCAGATCGAAGCCTTTTTCAGGCTCAGCCAGGAGCTGCCAGAAGTCCAGTTCGTTGCCAAGCTGCACCGCAAGGACCAGATGGCCTATTACGAGCGGATCGCCCCCAGCGTGGCGGGAGCACGCTTGCACGTCGTCGGCTATGGTGCCGAGGGGTACCCCGTCGACATCTTCTCCTGGCTGCAAGGCTGTAACCTGCTGATTACGGGCGCTTCGACCGTGGCGGTCGAGGCGATGCTGTTCGACGTGCCCGTGGTGACGTTCGACCTGGCCCACGAACTGAAGGCTGTCGACTTCATCCAGCAAGGCGCCACAACCCATGCAACCAGTACATCCGAGCTGCGCGACGCCGTCGTGGCGCTGACCGGTACGGGCGTCTCCCCCACGGCTGCGAAGCAACGGGCCGACGCCTATCTGCGCGACGTCTTTCTGGCGATCGACGGGCATAGCGCCGAGCGTTGTGCGGCGGAGATCATGCAATTGGCCGAGCGGGCCTTAAACTAG
- a CDS encoding acyltransferase: MNPGFVSKGTGRLFIGSHVHMGEHVTIITDNHNFEVPLTLPYDKGHVAKDVVIGDCVWLGDRVLIVPGVTIGEGAVVAAGSIVTRDVPPLAIVGGAPAKVIRERNREAYEHLKAAGSYLGMPRDHDLVNRRRVRLRRANRQTVAPPQPSVAHELHA, encoded by the coding sequence ATGAATCCCGGCTTTGTCTCGAAGGGCACCGGCCGGCTGTTCATCGGCTCGCACGTCCACATGGGCGAACACGTCACGATCATCACTGACAACCACAATTTCGAAGTCCCCTTGACCTTGCCCTACGACAAGGGGCACGTGGCCAAGGACGTCGTGATCGGCGACTGCGTTTGGCTGGGCGATCGCGTGCTGATCGTGCCCGGCGTGACGATTGGCGAGGGGGCAGTCGTCGCGGCCGGATCGATCGTCACCCGCGACGTGCCGCCGCTGGCGATCGTGGGCGGCGCCCCGGCGAAAGTCATCCGCGAGCGCAATCGCGAGGCCTACGAGCACTTGAAAGCCGCCGGCAGCTATTTGGGCATGCCTCGCGACCACGACCTGGTGAACCGGCGCCGGGTCCGCTTGCGTCGGGCGAATCGCCAGACCGTCGCTCCCCCGCAACCGTCCGTAGCCCACGAGCTTCACGCGTGA
- a CDS encoding class I SAM-dependent methyltransferase yields the protein MSAVKELLRSGYYLVRGGGKRELVHKREYHRLRAAAERRILAEAQQDPSLFAPNRCPACGVVHEHPDRFSNPLGFQFATCPETGTVYMDPVPTEGTLGRLYNDPAYAFHWTEQRTTDNVSVEPANQHDFDHLVSVFRFPTDRRPTLLDVGCATGAFLLTARQRFDVEGVELGADTAEVARKQGLQVTTGRLQDVSGEGRFDVITMLQLIEHITDPAELLTEARRLLRPGGIVYLDTPNVDSASFRLFGNLHTHVSSFGHVSLFTKAGLARLAERVGLKQIAHAHCGGIDIQLHDLLTSRFTPGRFRHRMALYSPRFYHASDLLDRLSGGLVRRAMTPPGNESYQWAALQKPPAEAGS from the coding sequence ATGTCTGCAGTCAAAGAACTTTTACGCAGCGGCTATTACCTCGTCCGCGGCGGCGGCAAGCGCGAGCTCGTCCACAAGCGCGAATATCACCGTCTACGCGCCGCTGCCGAACGCCGAATTCTCGCCGAAGCGCAACAGGATCCATCGCTCTTCGCGCCCAATCGGTGCCCCGCCTGTGGCGTGGTCCACGAACACCCCGACCGCTTCTCCAACCCGCTCGGCTTCCAGTTCGCGACCTGTCCCGAAACGGGCACCGTCTACATGGACCCCGTGCCTACCGAGGGGACTCTGGGGCGGCTCTATAACGATCCGGCGTACGCCTTCCACTGGACCGAGCAGCGGACGACCGACAACGTCTCGGTCGAGCCCGCCAACCAGCACGACTTCGATCACCTGGTCAGCGTATTTCGCTTTCCCACCGACCGTCGGCCCACACTGCTCGACGTCGGTTGCGCCACGGGGGCCTTCTTGCTGACTGCCCGACAGCGGTTCGACGTCGAAGGCGTCGAGCTGGGCGCCGACACGGCCGAGGTCGCCCGCAAACAGGGGCTCCAGGTCACCACCGGCCGGTTGCAGGACGTCTCGGGCGAGGGACGCTTCGACGTGATCACGATGCTGCAGTTGATCGAGCACATCACCGACCCGGCCGAATTGCTTACCGAGGCGCGGCGGCTGCTGCGTCCCGGCGGCATCGTCTATCTCGACACGCCGAACGTCGATTCGGCCAGTTTTCGGCTGTTCGGCAACTTGCACACGCACGTCAGCAGCTTTGGCCATGTGAGCCTGTTTACCAAGGCCGGACTGGCCCGGCTGGCCGAGCGCGTCGGCCTGAAGCAGATTGCCCACGCGCATTGCGGCGGTATCGACATCCAATTGCACGACCTGCTGACCAGCCGGTTCACGCCGGGCCGGTTCCGGCATCGCATGGCACTGTACAGTCCACGCTTTTATCACGCCAGCGACCTGCTCGACCGGCTGTCCGGTGGACTGGTGCGCCGCGCGATGACGCCGCCGGGCAATGAATCGTATCAATGGGCCGCGCTCCAAAAGCCGCCGGCCGAAGCCGGTAGCTGA
- a CDS encoding oligosaccharide flippase family protein: MFRKLLSLLGDSLVFGVATALSQLINFLLVPLLTRYLGPADYGILDMLNIFMGLYVPVANIGMSNAIFRRFNVSKDESARRDVLSTGLVSVVGSTAAFGAICFLASPLLAQHLLHDPQLIGLVWLTILSAMLHSVQNIGLVTLRADRHVKTVAQISIFKVLSTILPTVFFVTVMHLGVAGSVYGTLVGSIASTVATFVATRSRFGLTMSRATWGAMFSYGLPFVFHHLMGVLLGVFGQIVVNQWLGARETGLYGMALKFSLPFAFIVNSVQKAWVPFKFQIHADDADPMGTFRGIVTYYLAGSTYLWLGVSLWGPLLLVLMTAPSYHTAAALVPITAIIPLCEGMYFMLGTGIELGDNTRAMPLVTLSGLATVMVGSLVLVPSFLGAGAACASALSWLVMATIIYLLSQRQFPIKYDWPVIGSLLLVSSALILFNAWLSSGLGLIERSALALVLSLAYPAIVALILLRSEHERHRVRILFDKLTKQRAGRGKKQKPNAEPEAESTREPEAGSSAERTEAASENAAASAGAAEPVSTTIPE, translated from the coding sequence ATGTTTCGTAAGCTCTTAAGCCTCCTCGGCGATTCCTTGGTCTTCGGCGTCGCGACGGCGCTGAGCCAATTGATCAATTTCCTGCTGGTGCCGCTGCTGACGCGGTACCTGGGGCCCGCCGATTACGGCATCCTCGACATGCTCAATATCTTCATGGGCCTGTACGTGCCCGTGGCGAATATCGGCATGTCAAATGCCATCTTTCGCCGGTTCAACGTCAGCAAGGACGAGTCCGCCCGGCGGGACGTGCTCAGCACGGGCCTGGTCAGCGTGGTCGGCTCGACGGCCGCGTTCGGGGCGATTTGCTTCCTCGCGTCGCCGTTGCTGGCGCAACACCTGTTGCACGATCCGCAGCTCATCGGCCTGGTCTGGCTGACGATCCTCTCGGCCATGTTGCACAGCGTGCAGAACATCGGCCTGGTCACGCTCCGGGCCGATCGCCACGTGAAGACCGTGGCCCAAATCAGCATCTTCAAGGTGCTCAGCACCATCCTGCCGACGGTGTTCTTCGTGACCGTCATGCACCTGGGCGTTGCCGGCTCGGTGTATGGCACGCTCGTCGGGTCGATCGCCTCGACCGTGGCGACGTTCGTCGCCACCCGGTCGCGATTCGGGTTGACGATGAGCCGCGCCACCTGGGGCGCGATGTTCTCCTACGGACTGCCCTTCGTATTCCATCACCTGATGGGCGTGCTGCTGGGCGTGTTTGGCCAGATCGTCGTGAATCAATGGCTCGGCGCCCGCGAGACCGGGCTCTACGGCATGGCGCTCAAGTTCTCGCTGCCCTTCGCCTTCATCGTCAACTCCGTACAAAAGGCCTGGGTGCCCTTCAAATTCCAGATTCACGCCGACGACGCCGACCCGATGGGGACGTTTCGCGGCATCGTCACGTACTACCTGGCGGGCTCCACCTATTTGTGGCTGGGTGTCTCGCTGTGGGGGCCGCTGTTGCTGGTGCTGATGACCGCGCCCAGCTATCACACGGCCGCGGCGCTCGTACCGATCACCGCGATCATTCCCTTGTGCGAAGGCATGTATTTCATGTTGGGCACCGGGATCGAATTGGGAGACAACACGCGAGCGATGCCGCTCGTAACCCTGTCAGGCCTGGCGACGGTCATGGTCGGCTCGCTCGTGCTGGTGCCGTCATTCTTAGGCGCGGGCGCGGCCTGCGCCTCGGCGCTGAGCTGGCTGGTGATGGCCACGATCATCTACCTGCTCTCCCAGCGGCAGTTCCCCATCAAGTACGACTGGCCCGTGATCGGCTCGCTGCTGCTGGTGTCGTCCGCGCTCATCCTGTTCAATGCCTGGCTGTCGAGCGGCTTGGGCTTGATCGAGCGCAGTGCCTTGGCGCTGGTTCTGTCGCTCGCCTACCCGGCGATCGTCGCCTTGATCCTGCTGCGATCAGAGCACGAACGGCATCGCGTAAGGATCTTGTTCGACAAGCTCACGAAACAGCGCGCCGGCCGCGGTAAAAAGCAAAAACCGAACGCAGAGCCGGAGGCTGAGTCGACCAGAGAGCCGGAGGCTGGGTCGAGCGCAGAGCGGACCGAGGCCGCGTCCGAAAACGCCGCAGCGTCTGCAGGTGCGGCAGAACCCGTGTCGACGACGATTCCCGAGTAA
- a CDS encoding acylneuraminate cytidylyltransferase family protein: MKSQSPHGFRVLGIIPARGGSKRLPRKNLCMLGGKTLVARALETALAAERLTRVVVSSEHPEILALARSYGDEYALQRPEEISRDTSMAIEFVHHALGALEGAGEPRFDAVAIVQPSSPLTRPSDIDATIELLETSGAESCVTVAKIEQSIHPYKLKTLRGDQLVPYFEDERGRMAQHQLPPLYARNGSVYATRRDVINRGKVLGDDCRAVVMPREYSVDINDEIDLQFAEFLVERHPNLAAPNKVHF; encoded by the coding sequence ATGAAATCTCAATCGCCCCACGGATTTCGGGTCCTGGGCATCATCCCCGCTCGCGGTGGTTCGAAACGTCTGCCGCGGAAGAACCTCTGCATGTTAGGCGGCAAGACGCTCGTCGCCCGCGCGCTGGAGACGGCCTTGGCCGCCGAACGGCTCACGCGCGTCGTCGTCTCTTCGGAGCACCCGGAGATTCTCGCCTTGGCGCGCAGCTACGGCGACGAATATGCCCTGCAACGCCCCGAAGAGATCTCCCGCGACACGTCGATGGCGATTGAATTTGTGCACCACGCGCTCGGCGCGCTCGAAGGCGCCGGCGAGCCGCGTTTCGACGCCGTGGCCATCGTGCAGCCCAGTTCGCCGCTGACGCGGCCGTCCGATATCGACGCCACGATCGAGTTGCTCGAAACGTCGGGTGCCGAATCGTGCGTCACGGTCGCCAAGATCGAACAGTCGATTCATCCCTACAAGCTGAAGACCCTGCGCGGCGATCAACTGGTACCGTATTTCGAGGACGAAAGAGGGCGGATGGCGCAGCACCAGTTGCCCCCACTGTACGCGCGGAACGGCTCGGTTTACGCGACGCGACGCGACGTGATCAACCGGGGCAAGGTCTTGGGCGACGACTGCCGCGCCGTGGTGATGCCCCGCGAGTATTCGGTCGACATTAACGACGAGATCGACTTGCAGTTTGCCGAGTTCCTGGTCGAGCGGCACCCCAATCTGGCCGCGCCGAACAAGGTCCACTTTTGA